GTCCACCCGCGCGAGCCCCCCCCGCCCCTCGCGGCCCGAGTCAACCATATAATCCCGCCCGGAGGTTTGGGAGCGAGATGGAAAAGCCCGATGACATGAAACGGCATGTGCGCGCGCTCCTGGCCGGCCTGGGTGAGGACCCCGACCGCGAGGGGCTCGTGCAGACGCCGGACCGGGTGGAGAAGGCCCTGCGCTTCCTCACCCAGGGCTATCACCAGGACCCGGAG
The Vicinamibacteria bacterium DNA segment above includes these coding regions:
- a CDS encoding GTP cyclohydrolase I — protein: MEKPDDMKRHVRALLAGLGEDPDREGLVQTPDRVEKALRFLTQGYHQDPE